ACGGGTCCAAACCACAAGATGTAGGTGTCGCTCTTGATGCGAGGGCGTAGTAATACGAATTCGCCATACCTGGCTACAAGATATTTTCTTATATCCTCATCAGAGGCGCCTTCTTTTAATTTTTTGCGCACAAGCCTACGAAGGTCTTTGGCCAGATCGGCATCGGAGTCATCGATCGATTGGTTCTGACAAACAAGACATCTAATATCTATAGATAAGGCCCTAGCACGAGCTTCAAGATGTGGATCTTCCAATAACTCATCAGGCTCAACCGCTTTAGCAGACACAGTAAATAGCATTATTAAAATTAAGGGTAACAGAGCGAACTTCATTATTTTTCTGCCCTTATTTTTTTGACCAAAGGGAAGATTTCCGATTGCCATAATTTTGGGAAAATAGGCCCAACATGCTTAAACCTAACCCGACCATTTTTGTCGACTATGTAGGTTTCAGGTGCGCCGTAAACTCCCCATTCTATGCCAAAGACATTTAGAGGATCGTAACCTATCTTGGTATAAGGATTCCCGTGTTTTTCCAACCAACGCATTGCAGATTCTCGTTTGTCTTTCCACGCAATCCCGTATATCGGTATCGATGTGTTATTATAAATTCGCATCCAAATAGGATGCTCAGCAAGACAAGGTACGCACCATGATGCAAAAATATTTACAATTGATATCTTCCCTTTGAAATCATGCTCATTGATATCCTTTTCTCCTGGTATTAATGAAGGCAGATCAAACGTTGGGGCTGGCTTGCCGATTAGTGCAGACGGTATTAATCTTGGATCCTTTGTAAGTCCTAGTCCGAAGTATGCTGCTAGTAAGATAAAGGTGGATAATGGCAAGAGAAATAATAACTGGCGCATATGGATACTTACTCGGCTGGGGATGGTTCAGCAATCTTTCGACTCTCTGGGACACCTATCCGAAAGCGCCGATCTGTTAGTGAAAAGAGCCCTCCAAATACCATCATAAGGACACCCATCCAGATCCACCCCACTAAAGGCATAAGGTAGATGCGAACCGTTTGGCCGTTTTTATCATCATTAGTGCCGATCACGACATACAAATCCCCAAGCCAGCCATTTTTTATTCCGGCCTCAGTTGTTTCTTGTTGGGAAACCGAATATCGACGTTTTTCTGCTGTCATATTGAATTTTTCTTTATCTTTATGCTGCACGGTAAAAAGGGCTTGTCGTGCAATATAATTAGGCCCTTTTTGATCTCGTAAGCCATTGAATGTGACCCTATAATCCCCTATTTCAGTAGTTTCAGATGCCTGCATTAAAACGATTTTCTCTTCTTTCCAAAAGGATAGACCAGTCGCGCCTATTATAAATACCGCGAGCCCAAAATGCGCTAGAGACATGCCCCACGAACTTCGTGGAATTTTAATTAAGCGCCGCCAACTTTCCATGGGTGACCTCCGGCCCAAGCTGATTTTTTTGCCTAATTCTGTAATCACGCCGCCAGCAAGCCAAACCGCCAGAAAAATTCCGAGTGCTGCCCAAACACTGTTCTGGCCTGCTGTCCATGCTATAAAAATAAATACCGTTATTGCTGTAACAGCTGTAGCCTTTAAACGGGACAACGCTCCAGCAATATCTCCTCGCTTCCATCCAAGTAATGGCCCTACTGCTAGTGCAGCCACTAATGGTGCCATAAGCGGAACAAACGTAGCATTGAAGTAGGGAGGCCCAACAGAGATTTTTGAGCCATTGAAAACCTCAAGCACGAGCGGGTAAATCGTGCCAAGAAATACAGTTGCAGCTGCTGTTGTAAGCAGCAAATTGTTTAGCAACACCCCTCCCTCGCGACTAATTGGGTGAAATAACCTACCTCCCTTTAGGTGCGGAGCTCTCCAAGCGTATAAAGTAAGACCACCACCAATCGCGAGGCACAAAATACCGAGAATAAAAACTCCACGATCAGGGTCAGTGGCAAAAGTGTGGACAGATGTCAGAACACCAGACCGTACTAGGAAGGTGCCTATCAAACTTAGGGCAAAGGTAAGTATTGATAACAAAATTGTCCAGCTTTTCAGGCTATTGCGTTTCTCTACCACTATTGAACTGTGCAAAAGCGCAGTGCCGATTAGCCAAGGCATCAAGGAAGCATTCTCTACCGGGTCCCAGTACCACCATCCTCCCCATCCAAGTTCGTAATAAGCCCACCAGCTT
The DNA window shown above is from Pseudomonadota bacterium and carries:
- a CDS encoding cytochrome c-type biogenesis protein; this translates as MKFALLPLILIMLFTVSAKAVEPDELLEDPHLEARARALSIDIRCLVCQNQSIDDSDADLAKDLRRLVRKKLKEGASDEDIRKYLVARYGEFVLLRPRIKSDTYILWFGPVIILLAGVIGIFIFFLRHSKNNSIQPSLILSEDEEKRISELTNNRG
- a CDS encoding DsbE family thiol:disulfide interchange protein; translation: MRQLLFLLPLSTFILLAAYFGLGLTKDPRLIPSALIGKPAPTFDLPSLIPGEKDINEHDFKGKISIVNIFASWCVPCLAEHPIWMRIYNNTSIPIYGIAWKDKRESAMRWLEKHGNPYTKIGYDPLNVFGIEWGVYGAPETYIVDKNGRVRFKHVGPIFPKLWQSEIFPLVKKIRAEK
- a CDS encoding heme lyase CcmF/NrfE family subunit, giving the protein MIVELGHFTLILAFVFSITQAAFGFAGAAAQRIDWISAAKIAALVQFLFTALAFAALTYAYVISDFSVRNVFENSHTLKPLIYKISGVWGNHEGSMLLWVLVLALFGAAVARFGSNLPSTLRARVLGVQALIGIAFLAFILATSNPFERIVPAPADGQGLNPLLQDPGLALHPPILYVGYVGFSVAFSFAIAALIEGNIDASWARWVRPWTLLAWSFLTGGIALGSWWAYYELGWGGWWYWDPVENASLMPWLIGTALLHSSIVVEKRNSLKSWTILLSILTFALSLIGTFLVRSGVLTSVHTFATDPDRGVFILGILCLAIGGGLTLYAWRAPHLKGGRLFHPISREGGVLLNNLLLTTAAATVFLGTIYPLVLEVFNGSKISVGPPYFNATFVPLMAPLVAALAVGPLLGWKRGDIAGALSRLKATAVTAITVFIFIAWTAGQNSVWAALGIFLAVWLAGGVITELGKKISLGRRSPMESWRRLIKIPRSSWGMSLAHFGLAVFIIGATGLSFWKEEKIVLMQASETTEIGDYRVTFNGLRDQKGPNYIARQALFTVQHKDKEKFNMTAEKRRYSVSQQETTEAGIKNGWLGDLYVVIGTNDDKNGQTVRIYLMPLVGWIWMGVLMMVFGGLFSLTDRRFRIGVPESRKIAEPSPAE